One genomic window of Haemophilus haemolyticus includes the following:
- the ettA gene encoding energy-dependent translational throttle protein EttA, with protein MSTQFVYTMHRVGKVVPPKRHILKDISLSFFPGAKIGVLGLNGAGKSTLLRIMAGVDKEFEGEARPQPGIKIGYLPQEPKLEPQQTVREAVEEAVSEVKNALNRLDEVYALYANPDADFDKLAAEQANLEAIIQAHDGHNLDNQLERAADALRLPDWDAKIEHLSGGERRRVALCRLLLEKPDMLLLDEPTNHLDAESVAWLERFLHDYEGTVVAITHDRYFLDNVAGWILELDRGEGIPWEGNYSSWLEQKEKRLEQEQAAENARQKSIAKELEWVRQNPKGRQAKSKARMARFDELNSGEYQKRNETNELFIPPGPRLGDKVIEVQNLTKSYGDRTLIDDLSFSIPKGAIVGIIGANGAGKSTLFRMLSGQEQPDSGSVTMGETVVLASVDQFRDSMDDKKTVWEEVSNGQDILTIGNFEIPSRAYVGRFNFKGVDQQKRVGELSGGERGRLHLAKLLQRGGNVLLLDEPTNDLDVETLRALENAILEFPGCAMVISHDRWFLDRIATHILDYGDEGKITFYEGNFSDYEEWKKKTLGDAATQPHRIKYKRIAK; from the coding sequence ATGTCAACGCAATTTGTATATACGATGCATCGTGTCGGTAAAGTGGTGCCACCGAAGCGTCATATTTTGAAAGATATTTCTTTAAGCTTTTTCCCTGGTGCGAAGATCGGGGTTTTGGGTTTAAATGGTGCGGGTAAATCAACCCTTTTACGCATCATGGCGGGCGTAGATAAAGAATTTGAAGGGGAAGCTCGTCCGCAGCCAGGAATTAAAATTGGTTATCTTCCGCAAGAACCAAAATTAGAGCCGCAACAAACCGTGCGTGAAGCTGTGGAAGAAGCAGTTTCAGAAGTGAAAAATGCACTGAATCGTTTAGATGAAGTGTATGCGCTTTATGCGAATCCAGATGCGGATTTTGATAAATTAGCCGCAGAACAAGCGAACCTTGAGGCCATTATTCAAGCGCATGATGGGCATAATTTAGATAACCAATTAGAGCGTGCCGCAGATGCATTACGTTTACCTGATTGGGATGCCAAAATCGAACATTTATCAGGTGGTGAGCGTCGCCGTGTGGCACTTTGCCGCTTATTACTCGAAAAACCAGACATGCTCTTATTAGACGAACCAACTAACCACCTAGATGCAGAATCTGTGGCATGGTTAGAGCGTTTCTTACATGACTACGAGGGCACTGTTGTGGCAATTACCCACGACCGTTATTTCTTAGATAACGTAGCGGGCTGGATCTTAGAGCTTGACCGTGGTGAGGGTATTCCTTGGGAAGGCAACTATTCTTCTTGGTTAGAGCAAAAAGAGAAACGTTTAGAGCAAGAACAAGCGGCTGAAAATGCGCGTCAAAAATCTATTGCGAAAGAGTTGGAATGGGTGCGTCAAAATCCTAAAGGTCGCCAAGCGAAAAGCAAAGCACGTATGGCTCGTTTTGATGAATTGAACTCTGGCGAATATCAAAAACGAAACGAGACTAACGAACTCTTTATTCCGCCTGGTCCACGTTTGGGTGATAAAGTGATTGAAGTGCAAAACTTAACCAAATCTTATGGCGACCGCACTTTAATTGATGATTTATCCTTCAGTATTCCAAAAGGTGCAATCGTTGGGATTATCGGGGCAAATGGTGCGGGTAAATCAACCTTATTCCGTATGTTGTCAGGTCAAGAACAACCAGATTCAGGCTCTGTGACAATGGGCGAAACCGTTGTGCTTGCGTCTGTGGATCAATTCCGTGACTCAATGGATGACAAGAAAACCGTGTGGGAAGAAGTGTCTAACGGACAAGATATTCTGACCATTGGTAACTTTGAAATTCCAAGCCGTGCGTATGTTGGACGCTTCAACTTCAAAGGCGTAGATCAACAAAAACGCGTAGGCGAATTATCGGGTGGTGAACGTGGTCGTTTACATTTAGCTAAACTTCTACAACGTGGTGGTAACGTGCTGTTATTGGACGAACCAACCAATGACTTAGACGTTGAAACCTTGCGTGCCTTAGAAAATGCGATTTTAGAATTCCCAGGCTGTGCAATGGTGATTTCCCATGACCGTTGGTTCTTAGACCGTATCGCAACGCATATTTTAGATTACGGTGATGAAGGTAAAATCACCTTCTATGAAGGTAACTTCTCAGACTACGAAGAGTGGAAAAAGAAAACCTTAGGCGATGCAGCGACTCAGCCACATCGTATTAAATATAAACGTATTGCGAAGTAA
- the zevA gene encoding zinc transporter binding subunit ZevA produces the protein MKTYSLLLGLFISCSVLAHPHAFIDMQTTPIIENNQLTGLSMKWALDEASSSAVIYDMKQAKTKNDQQKLIDDVMGNVVSEHYFSYLYDAQNNKIKYSPHPKNYGVKIQGLQLQYYFDVPLAHSQKLEKNTFSLQTYDPTYYVAMTYASKSAVDFSALPKNCQGKLIEPNVDEKIQAYASSLDKSQKNEDDSLGVMFAQKIIIQCE, from the coding sequence GTGAAAACGTATTCATTATTACTCGGTCTATTCATTAGTTGTAGTGTTTTAGCTCACCCCCATGCATTTATAGATATGCAAACCACGCCTATCATAGAAAATAATCAACTCACTGGCTTATCAATGAAATGGGCATTGGATGAAGCAAGTTCGTCCGCAGTTATTTATGATATGAAACAGGCTAAAACAAAAAATGATCAGCAAAAACTCATCGATGATGTCATGGGAAATGTTGTGAGCGAACATTATTTTAGCTATCTATATGATGCTCAAAATAACAAAATCAAATATTCTCCTCACCCCAAAAATTACGGGGTAAAAATCCAAGGATTACAACTGCAATATTATTTTGATGTGCCACTCGCCCATTCTCAAAAATTAGAAAAAAACACATTTAGCTTACAAACTTACGATCCCACTTATTATGTGGCAATGACTTACGCCTCAAAAAGTGCGGTAGATTTTTCCGCACTTCCAAAAAATTGCCAAGGAAAATTAATTGAACCTAATGTGGATGAAAAAATCCAAGCCTACGCATCTTCACTTGATAAATCCCAAAAGAACGAAGATGATTCATTAGGCGTGATGTTCGCGCAAAAAATAATAATTCAATGTGAGTAG
- a CDS encoding SirB2 family protein translates to MLVYLHIFFAFLSFALLVIRGAMQLTGKNWRSIKLLKILPHLSDTLLIVSGVVILYLFVFDIEWWLVAKFALLILYIVFAAKFFSKKVSQPKRIFFWLACVSFIGAMLIAYLK, encoded by the coding sequence ATGCTAGTTTATTTACATATTTTTTTCGCCTTTTTAAGTTTTGCCTTGTTGGTGATTCGTGGCGCAATGCAGCTTACTGGCAAAAACTGGCGTTCGATAAAATTATTAAAAATTTTACCGCACTTATCAGATACCTTGTTGATTGTTTCTGGTGTTGTCATTTTATATCTCTTTGTTTTTGATATTGAATGGTGGTTGGTAGCTAAATTCGCATTACTGATTTTGTATATCGTGTTTGCTGCGAAATTTTTCAGTAAAAAAGTTTCTCAACCTAAACGCATTTTCTTTTGGCTTGCTTGCGTAAGTTTTATTGGTGCGATGTTAATTGCCTATCTGAAATAA
- the tnpA gene encoding IS200/IS605 family transposase, which produces MVSKTSDDLSLSHTKWNCKYHIVFIPKYRRKAIYGKLRADIGQILRQLCDYKNVEIIEAHAMPDHIHMLLKIPPKISVSGFMGYLKGKSALMIFERHANLKYRYGNRHLWAKGFFVSTVGLNTKVVEDYIRNQEKEDMVQDNLSTKEHVHPFKG; this is translated from the coding sequence ATGGTAAGTAAAACCAGTGACGATTTAAGTCTATCACACACAAAATGGAACTGTAAGTATCACATTGTATTTATCCCGAAGTACAGAAGAAAAGCAATTTATGGAAAGTTAAGAGCAGATATAGGTCAAATATTGAGGCAGCTATGTGACTATAAAAATGTGGAGATAATAGAAGCGCATGCAATGCCAGACCATATCCATATGCTCTTAAAAATCCCACCTAAAATATCAGTATCAGGTTTTATGGGCTACCTGAAGGGGAAATCAGCGCTGATGATTTTTGAAAGACACGCGAACTTAAAATATAGATATGGAAATAGGCATTTATGGGCGAAAGGATTTTTTGTAAGCACAGTAGGATTAAATACAAAAGTAGTAGAGGATTATATAAGAAACCAAGAAAAAGAAGATATGGTTCAAGATAATTTATCAACGAAAGAACATGTTCACCCCTTTAAGGGGTAA
- the zevB gene encoding zinc transporter permease subunit ZevB encodes MKKYKTGLVLLVIALALFGYFSPWFFLHIAAWQKDFNQLISENLHQIQNNSINAGITLIFASFVYGVLHALGPGHGKFIIASYLSTHESQLKQSTILSLLSSLMQGIVAITATTLLVVVLNLSSRYFKLSQLWLERTALLLLVFLGCYWIWQGLRAYRKKSKLAIKSLNPLPLYEKSAVKNNRTFQPNTCSCGHQHLPSPTQTAQATNLKSQFLVILTIGMRPCSGAIFVLFLAYMLDLYGWGILAVLAMSFGTGLMLSTFAGIVRYARNTAIHLGRWYGSKHTKGKSDSIIKLIAGGIMLFFALSLLYGTLNPVNGGTILFGN; translated from the coding sequence ATGAAAAAGTATAAAACAGGGCTCGTGTTATTAGTGATTGCACTTGCCTTATTTGGCTATTTTTCCCCTTGGTTTTTCTTACATATTGCTGCATGGCAAAAAGATTTTAATCAGCTTATTTCGGAAAATCTACACCAAATTCAAAATAATAGTATCAATGCCGGCATCACGCTTATTTTTGCCAGCTTTGTTTACGGCGTACTCCATGCCCTCGGGCCAGGACACGGCAAATTTATTATCGCCAGCTATCTTTCCACTCATGAAAGCCAATTAAAGCAAAGCACTATCTTGAGCTTACTTTCTTCCTTAATGCAAGGCATTGTCGCGATTACAGCAACAACATTGCTCGTTGTAGTGCTAAATCTATCATCACGTTATTTCAAATTAAGTCAGCTTTGGTTAGAAAGAACTGCCTTGCTATTATTAGTATTTCTCGGCTGTTATTGGATTTGGCAAGGTTTACGTGCCTATCGTAAAAAATCTAAATTAGCCATTAAATCCCTAAATCCCCTCCCCCTATACGAAAAAAGTGCGGTGAAAAATAACCGCACTTTTCAACCAAACACCTGTAGCTGTGGACACCAACATTTACCAAGCCCTACACAAACTGCACAAGCAACCAATCTAAAATCACAATTTCTCGTCATTTTAACAATTGGCATGCGACCATGTAGCGGTGCAATTTTTGTTTTATTTTTAGCTTATATGCTTGATCTTTATGGCTGGGGAATTTTGGCTGTATTGGCCATGTCTTTCGGCACAGGACTTATGCTGTCAACCTTCGCAGGGATTGTACGTTATGCGAGAAATACCGCGATTCACTTAGGGCGTTGGTATGGTTCAAAACATACGAAAGGAAAAAGCGACAGCATCATAAAATTAATAGCAGGTGGAATAATGCTATTTTTTGCCTTGAGCTTGTTGTATGGAACACTAAATCCAGTAAATGGAGGCACTATTTTATTTGGAAATTAG
- a CDS encoding DUF2827 family protein, with protein MRKYKIGITFNLEAKVTDIWANGANQNVIHLYHLFQHSDIVDDVVLVSWGPEKRTTPPDGFMLNDLDLKFAYINDVIDELDVLIEGTLSIEPALSNKMHEHGGKVVCYKMGPDYIMDIENFIFNQPAGRVFNGSKFDSIWLIPQNENTCRSYFSIMFECDAHVVPAIWAPTFCDIVIKRLKEKHGIEFGYKPNKDRKKWRIANFEPNIFIFKNCFTPILIAEQAYRQAPDKIKHVYITNVYHKKDHPIMFNFIGRTKVLKDGILTVEGRYQMPDFLSRYTDIVLAHQWENGLNYAYNDALYGGYPFVHNSTLLPKGVGYYYEGFDAFHGADVLLNVIDNHDKNHEAYQKRANAFLETLLPSNPINIAIYEREIQRLFEE; from the coding sequence ATGCGTAAATATAAAATTGGAATTACATTTAATTTAGAAGCTAAAGTTACAGATATTTGGGCAAATGGTGCGAACCAAAATGTCATTCATCTTTATCATTTGTTTCAACATTCCGACATTGTGGATGATGTGGTTTTAGTATCTTGGGGGCCAGAGAAAAGAACAACGCCTCCAGATGGGTTTATGTTGAATGATCTAGACTTAAAGTTTGCTTATATTAATGATGTGATTGATGAATTGGATGTGTTAATTGAAGGGACTCTTAGTATTGAACCTGCGCTTAGTAATAAAATGCATGAACATGGCGGGAAAGTTGTTTGTTATAAAATGGGGCCTGATTACATCATGGATATTGAAAACTTCATTTTTAATCAACCTGCTGGTCGTGTATTTAATGGAAGTAAGTTTGATAGTATCTGGTTAATTCCACAAAATGAAAATACTTGCCGCTCTTATTTTTCTATTATGTTTGAGTGTGATGCACATGTTGTTCCAGCAATTTGGGCACCTACATTTTGTGATATTGTAATTAAAAGGTTAAAAGAAAAGCATGGAATTGAATTTGGCTATAAGCCGAATAAAGATCGTAAAAAATGGCGAATTGCGAACTTTGAGCCAAATATTTTTATTTTCAAAAATTGTTTTACTCCTATTTTAATTGCAGAACAAGCTTATCGACAAGCGCCTGATAAAATTAAGCATGTTTATATTACAAATGTTTATCATAAAAAAGATCATCCTATTATGTTTAATTTTATTGGGAGAACGAAGGTATTGAAAGATGGAATTCTGACCGTAGAAGGGCGTTATCAAATGCCAGATTTCTTGTCTCGTTACACGGATATAGTGCTTGCCCATCAATGGGAAAATGGTTTGAATTATGCGTACAATGATGCGTTATATGGTGGTTATCCATTTGTACATAATTCAACGTTATTACCTAAAGGTGTCGGATATTATTATGAAGGTTTTGATGCATTTCATGGTGCGGATGTGTTATTAAATGTGATTGATAATCATGATAAGAACCATGAGGCGTACCAAAAACGTGCAAATGCATTTTTAGAGACATTGTTGCCAAGTAATCCTATAAATATTGCTATTTACGAGCGTGAAATTCAGCGCTTATTTGAAGAGTAA
- a CDS encoding YadA family autotransporter adhesin, with protein sequence MISKDGKTAFAADNTSKRDSAKAKGKDATAIGYGANASDENSTALGNNSQASGKNSTAVGQGAKATANNSVALGKGSVANEANTVSVGSQGNERRVTNVADPIRSTDAANKQYVDRSVGAVRSELNKTDKKLRGGIAGATAIANIPQVTKPGGLVLGLGVGNYRGQSAVAVGYSRASDNNRVIFKMSGAVTTQGDYNVGAGVGYQW encoded by the coding sequence TTGATCAGTAAAGATGGCAAAACAGCATTTGCAGCAGATAACACCAGCAAACGTGATAGTGCTAAAGCGAAAGGTAAAGATGCAACAGCTATTGGCTATGGTGCGAATGCAAGTGACGAAAATAGCACTGCGTTAGGTAATAACTCACAAGCTTCAGGTAAAAACTCAACAGCTGTGGGTCAAGGTGCTAAAGCTACTGCAAATAACTCTGTAGCACTTGGTAAAGGCTCTGTAGCGAATGAAGCGAATACCGTTTCAGTAGGTAGCCAAGGCAATGAGCGTCGTGTAACGAATGTTGCGGATCCAATCCGTAGCACTGATGCAGCGAATAAACAATATGTTGATCGTTCAGTTGGTGCAGTTCGTAGCGAATTGAATAAAACTGATAAGAAACTTCGTGGTGGTATCGCAGGAGCAACAGCTATAGCGAATATTCCACAAGTGACTAAACCAGGTGGCTTAGTGCTTGGTCTTGGTGTAGGTAACTACAGAGGTCAAAGTGCGGTAGCTGTAGGTTACTCTCGTGCGAGCGATAACAATCGTGTTATCTTCAAAATGAGTGGCGCGGTAACTACACAAGGTGACTACAATGTTGGCGCAGGTGTTGGTTACCAATGGTAA
- a CDS encoding type II toxin-antitoxin system RelE/ParE family toxin, giving the protein MFNLKREHFRDDYLYRFYQYGNTHSKIPSNLSKVLARKLDMISAAEDINDLRSPPANHLELLEPKENKIYSIRVNKQYRLIFKYENNEVNNLYLDPHSYNL; this is encoded by the coding sequence ATGTTTAATTTAAAGCGTGAGCATTTTAGAGATGATTATCTTTATAGGTTTTATCAATATGGTAATACTCATAGTAAGATTCCTTCTAATTTATCTAAAGTATTGGCAAGAAAATTGGATATGATAAGTGCTGCGGAAGATATCAATGATTTACGTTCTCCGCCGGCTAATCACTTAGAGTTGCTTGAGCCAAAAGAAAATAAAATTTATTCCATTCGAGTAAATAAACAATATCGCCTAATTTTTAAATATGAGAATAATGAAGTAAATAATTTATATTTAGATCCACATTCTTATAATTTATAA
- a CDS encoding HigA family addiction module antitoxin, translating into MMTRKPTSVGEILQEEFLEPLSLKINDLAQILDVHRNTASNIVNNSSRITLEMAVKLAKAFDTTPEFWLNLQTRIDLWDLEHNKRFQQSLANVKPALHRHGTSTFAM; encoded by the coding sequence ATGATGACGAGAAAACCCACCTCTGTTGGAGAAATTCTGCAAGAAGAGTTTTTAGAACCTTTAAGTCTTAAAATTAATGATTTAGCTCAAATTTTAGATGTACATCGTAATACGGCAAGTAATATCGTTAATAATAGTTCACGAATTACGCTAGAAATGGCAGTTAAACTTGCTAAAGCATTTGATACCACGCCTGAGTTTTGGCTTAATCTGCAAACACGTATTGATTTATGGGACCTTGAACACAATAAACGTTTTCAACAAAGTCTTGCAAATGTTAAGCCCGCTCTACATCGGCATGGTACTTCTACATTTGCAATGTAA